Proteins encoded in a region of the Burkholderia ubonensis subsp. mesacidophila genome:
- a CDS encoding ABC transporter substrate-binding protein: MFKPQAVLTGIACALAFATAAAHAADKPLKSIGITVGSLGNPYFVTIARGAEARAKQINPGAKVTAVSADYDLNKQFTQIDNFIAAHVDMILLNAADPKAIEPAVKKAQAAGITVIAVDVAAAGANATVQTNNVKAGELACDFLAKKLGGKGNVIIENGPQVSAVVDRVNGCKTVLAKNPGIKLLSADQDGKGSREGGMNAMQGYLTRFPKLDGVFTINDPQAVGSDLAAKQLNRTGIVITSVDGAPDIETALKSNTLVQASSSQDPWAMAQQAVNVGYGIMNGQKPANPMILIEPTLITRDNVKGYKGWSAPH; the protein is encoded by the coding sequence ATGTTCAAGCCCCAAGCTGTCCTGACCGGCATCGCCTGCGCGCTCGCCTTTGCGACGGCCGCCGCGCACGCGGCCGACAAGCCGCTGAAGTCGATCGGCATCACGGTCGGCTCGCTCGGCAACCCGTACTTCGTCACGATCGCGAGAGGCGCCGAGGCGCGCGCGAAGCAGATCAACCCGGGCGCGAAGGTCACGGCCGTGTCGGCCGACTACGACCTGAACAAGCAGTTCACGCAGATCGACAACTTCATCGCCGCGCACGTCGACATGATCCTGCTCAACGCGGCCGATCCGAAGGCGATCGAACCCGCGGTGAAGAAGGCGCAGGCGGCCGGCATCACGGTGATCGCGGTCGACGTCGCCGCGGCCGGCGCGAACGCGACCGTGCAGACCAACAACGTGAAGGCCGGCGAGCTCGCGTGCGACTTCCTCGCGAAAAAGCTGGGCGGCAAGGGCAACGTGATCATCGAGAACGGCCCGCAGGTGTCGGCGGTGGTCGACCGCGTGAACGGCTGCAAGACCGTGCTCGCGAAGAATCCGGGCATCAAGCTGCTGTCCGCCGACCAGGACGGCAAAGGCTCGCGCGAAGGCGGGATGAACGCGATGCAGGGCTACCTGACGCGCTTTCCGAAGCTCGACGGCGTGTTCACGATCAACGATCCGCAGGCCGTCGGCAGCGATCTCGCCGCGAAGCAGCTGAACCGCACCGGCATCGTGATCACGTCGGTCGACGGCGCGCCCGACATCGAGACCGCGCTCAAGAGCAACACGCTCGTGCAGGCGTCGTCCAGCCAGGACCCGTGGGCGATGGCGCAGCAGGCCGTCAACGTCGGCTACGGGATCATGAACGGCCAGAAGCCGGCCAATCCGATGATCCTGATCGAGCCGACGCTGATCACGCGCGACAACGTGAAGGGCTACAAGGGCTGGAGCGCGCCGCACTGA
- a CDS encoding ABC transporter permease subunit, producing the protein MINPTKQRNLASAPAHPVQERAPQVRLGEHRARMQALMRTAGMLPVLLILCVGFGFLTDGFFTLQNLSIVTQQASINIVLAAGMTFVILTGGIDLSVGSVLAAAAVAALLASNIPNWGWLGVPAALAVGLVFGVINGGLIALLRLPPFIVTLGALTAVRGVARLMGNDTTIFNPQLPFAFIGNGSILGVPWLVVIAGAVIVASWFILRRTVLGMRIYSVGGNPEAARLSGINVRAIQLFVYAASGLLAGLGAVMSAARLYAANGLQLGQSYELDAIAAVILGGTSFVGGVGSIVGTLIGALIIAVLTNGLVLLGVSDIWQYIIKGLVIIGAVALDRYRQRDSART; encoded by the coding sequence ATGATCAACCCGACCAAGCAGCGGAACCTCGCTTCCGCGCCGGCCCATCCGGTACAAGAGCGCGCGCCGCAGGTGCGGCTCGGCGAGCACCGCGCGCGCATGCAGGCGCTGATGCGCACCGCCGGCATGCTGCCGGTCCTGCTGATCCTGTGCGTCGGCTTCGGCTTCCTGACCGACGGCTTCTTCACGCTGCAGAACCTGTCGATCGTCACGCAGCAGGCGTCGATCAACATCGTGCTCGCCGCGGGGATGACGTTCGTGATCCTGACGGGCGGCATCGACCTGTCGGTCGGCTCGGTGCTCGCCGCCGCGGCCGTGGCGGCGCTGCTCGCGTCGAACATCCCGAACTGGGGCTGGCTCGGCGTGCCGGCCGCGCTCGCGGTCGGCCTCGTGTTCGGCGTGATCAACGGCGGGCTGATCGCGCTGCTGCGCCTGCCGCCGTTCATCGTCACGCTCGGCGCGCTGACCGCCGTGCGCGGCGTCGCCCGGCTGATGGGCAACGACACGACGATCTTCAACCCGCAGCTGCCGTTCGCGTTCATCGGCAACGGCTCGATCCTCGGCGTGCCGTGGCTCGTCGTGATCGCCGGCGCGGTGATCGTCGCATCGTGGTTCATCCTGCGCCGCACCGTGCTCGGCATGCGGATCTACTCGGTCGGCGGCAACCCGGAAGCCGCGCGCCTGTCGGGCATCAACGTGCGCGCGATCCAGCTGTTCGTCTACGCGGCGTCGGGCCTGCTCGCCGGCCTCGGCGCGGTGATGTCGGCCGCGCGGCTCTATGCGGCCAACGGCCTGCAGCTCGGCCAGTCGTACGAGCTCGACGCAATTGCCGCGGTGATCCTCGGCGGCACCAGCTTCGTCGGCGGCGTCGGCTCGATCGTCGGCACGCTGATCGGCGCGCTGATCATCGCGGTGCTGACCAACGGCCTCGTGCTGCTCGGCGTGTCCGACATCTGGCAATACATCATCAAGGGGCTCGTGATCATCGGCGCGGTCGCGCTCGACCGCTACCGCCAGCGCGATTCGGCCCGCACCTGA
- a CDS encoding sugar ABC transporter ATP-binding protein, giving the protein MSRSESPRPLLEMRGISKTFPAVRALDNVSLTVYPGEIHSLMGENGAGKSTLMKILSGAYQADAGGEILIDGARIDVDGPLAARDAGVAVIYQELCLAPNLTVAENIYVGRELRRGNRRWGTIDRAAMSRGCRDVLTRLGATFGPDTLVGTLSIAEQQLVEIARAVHTRARILVMDEPTTPLSSRETERLFRLIRQLREEGLAIIYISHRMAEIYELSDRVSVLRDGTYVGTLDSASLSAERLVGMMVGRDISGFYKKEHAPYDRGHLLLSVRDVADGGRVRGCSLDLHAGEVLGIAGLVGAGRTELARLIFGAEPRTRGDVTIGERTFGAHSPRDAIDAGLVYLTEDRKRQGLFLDMSVRDNINISVCSRDARLGKLDLARGATRARDAIASLSIRVPNANVNVGALSGGNQQKVLLSRLLETRPRVLILDEPTRGVDIGAKSEIYRIINDLARAGVGVIVISSELPEIIGVADRVLVMREGEIAGELGGYTGAPITQEAIIALATGSQTEPAVVH; this is encoded by the coding sequence ATGTCGCGATCTGAGTCGCCCCGTCCGCTGCTCGAGATGCGCGGGATCAGCAAGACGTTCCCGGCCGTGCGCGCGCTCGACAACGTGAGCCTGACCGTCTATCCGGGCGAGATCCATTCGTTGATGGGCGAGAACGGCGCGGGCAAGTCGACGCTGATGAAGATCCTGTCGGGCGCTTACCAGGCCGACGCGGGCGGCGAGATCCTGATCGACGGCGCGCGCATCGACGTCGACGGCCCGCTCGCCGCGCGCGACGCGGGCGTCGCGGTGATCTACCAGGAGCTGTGCCTCGCGCCGAACCTGACGGTCGCGGAGAACATCTACGTCGGCCGCGAGCTGCGGCGCGGCAACCGCCGCTGGGGCACGATCGACCGCGCGGCGATGTCGCGCGGCTGCCGGGACGTGCTCACGCGGCTCGGCGCGACATTCGGGCCCGACACGCTGGTCGGCACGCTGTCGATCGCCGAGCAGCAGCTGGTCGAGATCGCGCGCGCCGTCCACACCCGCGCGCGGATCCTCGTGATGGACGAGCCGACGACGCCGCTGTCGTCGCGCGAGACCGAGCGCCTGTTCCGGCTGATCCGCCAGCTGCGCGAGGAAGGCCTCGCGATCATCTACATCAGCCACCGGATGGCGGAAATCTACGAGCTGTCCGACCGAGTGTCGGTGCTGCGCGACGGCACCTACGTCGGCACGCTCGACAGCGCATCGCTGTCGGCCGAGCGACTGGTCGGCATGATGGTCGGCCGCGACATCTCGGGCTTCTACAAGAAGGAACATGCGCCGTACGACCGCGGCCACCTGCTGCTGTCGGTGCGTGACGTCGCGGACGGCGGCCGCGTGCGCGGCTGCAGCCTCGACCTGCACGCGGGCGAGGTGCTCGGCATCGCGGGGCTCGTCGGCGCGGGCCGCACCGAGCTCGCGCGGCTGATCTTCGGCGCCGAGCCGCGCACGCGCGGCGACGTGACGATCGGCGAGCGGACCTTCGGCGCGCACTCGCCGCGCGACGCGATCGACGCCGGCCTCGTCTACCTGACCGAAGACCGCAAGCGCCAGGGCCTGTTCCTCGACATGAGCGTGCGCGACAACATCAACATCTCGGTGTGCAGCCGCGACGCCCGGCTCGGCAAGCTCGACCTCGCACGCGGCGCAACGCGCGCGCGCGACGCGATCGCGTCACTGTCGATCCGCGTGCCGAATGCGAACGTCAATGTCGGCGCGCTGTCGGGCGGCAACCAGCAGAAGGTGCTGCTGTCGCGCCTGCTCGAAACGAGGCCGCGCGTGCTGATCCTCGACGAGCCGACCCGCGGCGTCGACATCGGCGCGAAATCCGAGATCTACCGGATCATCAACGACCTCGCCCGCGCGGGCGTCGGCGTGATCGTGATCTCGAGCGAGTTGCCGGAGATCATCGGCGTCGCCGACCGCGTGCTGGTGATGCGCGAAGGCGAGATCGCCGGCGAGCTCGGCGGCTACACCGGCGCGCCGATCACGCAGGAAGCGATCATCGCGCTCGCCACCGGCTCGCAAACGGAACCGGCGGTCGTGCACTGA
- a CDS encoding ROK family protein, translating to MRSPHIGQGSNSANVRRYNERLLLKTLRRAGSASKADLARLANMTGTAVGSIIASLADAKLIEFTGRRVEGQRGQPASLIRLDPRGAFGIGVHLDRMRIETALVNFAGDVLGRVTHDTLLPPPAEVLEIVRRDIAAMQALLPAHERERLSGIGVAQPYNLGSWMRELGLAPDTFRPWEDVDFASELGRALALPVFGENDGNAAAIAELFYGFGRQQDDFIYLFIGPAIGGGIAIDGDCLRGVTGNAGDIGVMPVPPSRLPSAPPPRGPWDILLARASLHALVRHLRYSGERVDNRADLEACIARGLPAVDEWIDDCVDALAPALRAVLCVVDAPVVVLDADTDAGLIDAVTTRLRAALVATAPEARGTPTLVRGTFGADAGAIGAATLPMFFNFSPRAGILKGAGAESQEVNHVAI from the coding sequence ATGCGAAGCCCGCACATCGGCCAGGGCAGCAACTCAGCCAACGTGCGCCGTTACAACGAGCGCCTGCTGCTGAAGACCCTGCGTCGCGCGGGCAGCGCGTCGAAGGCCGATCTCGCGCGTCTCGCGAACATGACCGGCACGGCGGTCGGCAGCATCATCGCGTCGCTCGCCGACGCGAAGCTGATCGAATTCACCGGCCGCCGCGTCGAAGGCCAGCGCGGCCAGCCCGCGTCGCTGATCCGGCTCGATCCGCGCGGCGCGTTCGGCATCGGCGTCCACCTCGACCGGATGCGCATCGAGACGGCGCTCGTCAACTTCGCCGGCGACGTGCTCGGCCGCGTCACGCACGACACCCTGCTGCCGCCGCCCGCGGAGGTCCTCGAGATCGTCCGGCGCGACATCGCCGCGATGCAGGCCCTCCTCCCCGCGCACGAGCGCGAGCGCCTCAGCGGCATCGGTGTCGCGCAGCCGTACAACCTCGGCAGCTGGATGCGAGAGCTCGGCCTCGCGCCCGACACGTTCCGCCCGTGGGAAGACGTCGATTTCGCGAGCGAACTCGGGCGCGCGCTGGCGCTGCCGGTGTTCGGCGAGAACGACGGCAATGCGGCCGCGATCGCCGAACTGTTCTACGGCTTCGGCCGCCAGCAGGACGACTTCATCTACCTGTTCATCGGCCCGGCGATCGGCGGCGGGATCGCGATCGACGGCGACTGCCTGCGCGGCGTCACCGGCAACGCGGGCGACATCGGCGTGATGCCGGTGCCGCCGAGCCGCCTGCCGTCGGCGCCGCCGCCGCGCGGCCCGTGGGACATCCTGCTCGCGCGTGCGTCGCTGCACGCGCTCGTGCGCCACCTGCGCTACAGCGGCGAGCGCGTCGACAACCGCGCCGACCTCGAGGCGTGCATCGCACGCGGCCTGCCCGCCGTCGACGAATGGATCGACGACTGCGTCGACGCGCTCGCGCCGGCGCTGCGCGCGGTGCTGTGCGTGGTCGACGCGCCGGTCGTCGTGCTCGACGCCGACACCGACGCCGGCCTGATCGACGCGGTGACGACCCGCCTGCGCGCCGCCCTCGTCGCGACCGCGCCGGAGGCGCGCGGCACGCCGACGCTGGTGCGCGGCACGTTCGGCGCGGACGCCGGCGCGATCGGCGCGGCGACGCTGCCGATGTTCTTCAACTTCTCCCCGCGGGCCGGCATCCTCAAGGGCGCGGGCGCGGAATCGCAGGAGGTCAACCATGTCGCGATCTGA